Proteins from a genomic interval of Nocardia sp. BMG51109:
- a CDS encoding DUF2142 domain-containing protein, with the protein MTTEARPETAAERHSGNGHEPAADAPEPTPRPSRLRRVEHWTGRRIGAATTVFLVLAGIFGVAWATVTPPFWGHDEITQFGRSYQVAHGGFLPEQIPDDRGVAYGGDIPLSVDGLMGYAFYDYNRRPAEPEPMAADRISYELLESAPVTTDATKKMWFTNTAAYSPIPYLPAAAGIRLAEVFDLDVGGMVLLTRLAGLAGYLAVVGFALWSLRGYRVQWLAFAVALLPIGLFQAGTVTADTLTNALAVLVSCLLVKGLFLGAKLSRVEVAVTLAATILLPLCKPTYVLLAMLTVLIPARQYGFSNRLRWIPWCFAALGAGLFAAWMKTAAPTGEGMGLMRPPEQWHAVRPGDQLEQILSHPPDFLNIFVESIWFRDQRWFTQFFGELGFAYIDVPAVSVLACLLAFTVGLGIAERMSADRLRTWVVALTVLASVAMIYVTLYMSFTPVGYYFIDGVQGRYFVPLAIAAFAVLLRWMPLRLTNSRGTTPSRGPAIVIVVATTVALAAAVAKYDFAVWG; encoded by the coding sequence ATGACAACCGAGGCCCGGCCGGAGACCGCTGCCGAGCGGCACTCCGGTAACGGGCACGAGCCGGCCGCCGACGCGCCGGAGCCGACCCCGAGACCGAGCCGGCTGCGCCGAGTGGAGCACTGGACAGGGCGCCGAATCGGCGCGGCCACGACCGTATTCCTCGTTCTCGCCGGTATTTTCGGCGTCGCGTGGGCGACGGTGACACCGCCGTTCTGGGGTCACGACGAGATCACCCAGTTCGGCCGGTCCTACCAGGTCGCGCACGGCGGCTTTCTGCCCGAACAGATCCCCGACGATCGCGGCGTCGCCTACGGCGGCGATATACCGCTGAGCGTCGACGGGCTGATGGGCTATGCGTTCTACGACTACAACCGCCGGCCCGCCGAGCCGGAACCCATGGCCGCCGACCGCATCTCCTACGAGCTGCTCGAGTCGGCGCCGGTGACCACCGACGCCACCAAGAAGATGTGGTTCACCAACACCGCCGCCTACTCACCGATCCCGTATCTGCCCGCGGCCGCGGGCATCCGGCTGGCCGAGGTGTTCGACCTCGACGTGGGCGGCATGGTGCTGCTCACCCGGCTGGCGGGGCTGGCCGGCTATCTGGCCGTCGTCGGATTCGCGCTGTGGTCGCTGCGCGGCTACCGGGTGCAATGGCTGGCATTCGCGGTGGCGCTGCTGCCGATCGGGCTGTTCCAGGCCGGCACGGTTACCGCGGACACCCTGACCAACGCGCTGGCCGTACTGGTGTCCTGCCTGCTGGTGAAGGGATTGTTCCTGGGCGCCAAGCTGTCGCGCGTGGAGGTCGCGGTGACCCTCGCCGCGACCATCCTGCTCCCGCTGTGCAAGCCGACCTACGTGCTGCTGGCCATGCTGACGGTGCTGATCCCGGCCCGGCAGTACGGCTTCTCGAACCGGCTGCGCTGGATTCCGTGGTGTTTCGCGGCACTCGGCGCCGGCCTGTTCGCGGCCTGGATGAAGACCGCAGCACCGACCGGCGAGGGCATGGGCCTGATGCGCCCGCCCGAGCAGTGGCATGCGGTGCGCCCCGGCGATCAGCTGGAACAAATCCTGAGCCACCCCCCCGATTTCCTGAACATCTTCGTCGAGAGCATCTGGTTCCGGGATCAGCGCTGGTTCACGCAGTTCTTCGGTGAACTCGGTTTCGCCTACATCGACGTGCCGGCGGTCTCGGTGCTGGCCTGCCTGCTGGCCTTCACGGTGGGCCTGGGAATCGCCGAGCGGATGAGCGCGGATCGGCTGCGCACCTGGGTCGTCGCGCTCACCGTGCTGGCGAGCGTGGCGATGATCTATGTGACGCTGTACATGTCGTTCACGCCGGTCGGCTACTACTTCATCGACGGCGTGCAGGGCCGCTATTTCGTACCGCTGGCGATCGCCGCGTTCGCGGTGCTGCTGCGGTGGATGCCGTTGCGGCTGACCAACAGTCGCGGGACGACACCGTCGCGCGGCCCGGCGATCGTGATCGTGGTGGCGACGACCGTCGCGCTGGCCGCCGCGGTCGCCAAGTACGACTTCGCGGTCTGGGGCTGA
- the rfbB gene encoding dTDP-glucose 4,6-dehydratase codes for MRLLVTGGAGFIGANFVHQTLAERPGTHVVVLDKLTYAGNRTSLEPVADRIDFVHGDVADADLVDRLVGGVDAVVHFAAESHNDNSLTQPWPFLQTNIIGTYALLQAARRHDVRYHHISTDEVYGDLDAAAPAFSEDAPYQPSSPYSATKAASDMLVRAWVRSFGVRATLSNCSNNYGPYQHVEKFIPRQITNLIDGVRPRLYGAGHQVRDWIHVEDHNRAVWSVLEHGRIGQTYLIGANGELDNKAVVRLILAEFGRDPDDFDHVTDRPGHDQRYAIDATLLRTELGWEPRYSDFRTGLADTIRWYREHENWWRPQKEITERAYVAAGEQVL; via the coding sequence GTGCGATTGCTCGTAACCGGTGGCGCCGGATTCATCGGCGCCAACTTCGTCCACCAGACCCTCGCCGAGCGGCCCGGCACCCACGTGGTGGTGCTGGACAAGCTCACCTACGCCGGCAACCGGACCTCGCTGGAACCGGTCGCCGACCGCATCGACTTCGTGCACGGCGACGTGGCCGACGCCGACCTGGTGGACCGGCTGGTCGGCGGGGTGGACGCGGTCGTGCACTTCGCCGCCGAATCGCACAACGACAACTCGCTGACGCAGCCCTGGCCGTTCCTGCAGACCAATATCATCGGCACGTATGCGCTGCTGCAGGCGGCGCGGCGGCACGACGTCCGCTACCACCACATCTCGACCGACGAGGTCTACGGCGACCTCGACGCCGCCGCGCCGGCGTTCAGCGAGGACGCGCCGTACCAGCCGTCGAGCCCGTACTCGGCCACCAAGGCCGCCAGCGACATGCTGGTGCGGGCCTGGGTGCGTTCGTTCGGGGTGCGCGCGACGCTGTCCAACTGCAGCAACAACTACGGCCCGTATCAGCACGTGGAAAAGTTCATTCCGCGTCAGATCACCAATCTGATCGATGGCGTGCGGCCGCGGTTGTACGGCGCGGGGCATCAGGTGCGCGACTGGATCCACGTCGAGGACCACAATCGTGCCGTGTGGTCGGTCCTCGAGCACGGCCGGATCGGGCAGACCTATCTGATCGGTGCGAACGGCGAGCTGGACAACAAGGCCGTGGTGCGGCTGATCCTCGCCGAATTCGGCCGGGACCCCGACGATTTCGACCATGTCACCGACCGGCCGGGCCACGATCAGCGCTACGCCATCGACGCCACCCTGCTGCGCACCGAACTCGGCTGGGAGCCACGGTATTCGGATTTCCGCACCGGGCTGGCGGACACCATTCGCTGGTACCGCGAGCACGAGAACTGGTGGCGCCCACAGAAGGAGATCACCGAGCGCGCCTACGTGGCGGCCGGGGAACAGGTGCTCTGA
- a CDS encoding GtrA family protein, producing MPTSETVPEQADRIGAPLLAKVVTALRQGGAFLAVGAIGFLVDAGTYNLLVFWGGEGPLYHAPLSAKIIAIVVASVVTYFGNKWWTFAHKKGGSPAREYLLYALFNVVAIGLQLGCLGFSRYVLDLSSPLADNISGTLIGQIVAVAFRYWAYDKFVFTGEKVARSAADG from the coding sequence GTGCCCACCAGCGAAACCGTGCCGGAGCAGGCGGATCGAATCGGTGCGCCACTGCTCGCGAAGGTGGTGACCGCGCTCCGGCAGGGCGGCGCGTTCCTCGCCGTCGGCGCGATCGGCTTCCTCGTCGATGCCGGCACCTACAACCTGCTGGTGTTCTGGGGTGGCGAAGGCCCGCTGTACCACGCGCCGCTGTCGGCGAAGATCATCGCGATCGTGGTGGCGTCGGTGGTCACCTATTTCGGCAACAAGTGGTGGACGTTCGCGCACAAGAAGGGCGGCAGCCCGGCCCGCGAGTATCTGCTGTACGCGCTGTTCAACGTGGTCGCCATCGGGCTGCAACTGGGCTGTCTCGGCTTCTCCCGGTACGTGCTGGACCTGTCGTCGCCGCTGGCCGACAACATCTCCGGCACCCTGATCGGCCAGATCGTGGCGGTGGCCTTCCGGTACTGGGCCTACGACAAGTTCGTGTTCACCGGCGAGAAGGTGGCCCGATCCGCCGCCGACGGGTGA
- a CDS encoding alpha/beta hydrolase: MVAIRVGEPASGPGVVVNPGGGSLPSRALWLACRGVVRPVVRHYPITPLTMPVASTVVDGLARLRPGPSGVEREQVRLSGFRMEIIRPAGARRALRDGVVMYMHGGAFFLCGLDSHRPVAAALARRTGLPVLNVDYRQLPDTPIDGSIDDCLTAYRWLLGHGVDPSRIVFGGDSAGGFLTFATALRAVEAGLRAPAGLVGLSAALDLDRAAKLDYMNVDRDAYIGLAALGRMARYGAADRADELSPVNGALAGLPPALLVVGEDEVLRYDSELMARRLTAAGVPNTLELWRGQVHAFTSILPNLPESRAALGRVARFVRSRIAAEPVARSA, encoded by the coding sequence ATGGTGGCGATCCGAGTCGGCGAACCCGCGAGCGGGCCGGGCGTTGTCGTGAATCCCGGCGGCGGCAGCCTGCCGTCCCGGGCGCTGTGGCTGGCGTGCCGCGGTGTGGTCCGGCCGGTCGTCCGGCACTATCCGATCACCCCGCTGACCATGCCGGTCGCGAGCACCGTCGTCGACGGTCTGGCGCGGTTGCGCCCGGGCCCGTCCGGTGTGGAGCGGGAGCAGGTGCGGCTCAGCGGATTTCGCATGGAGATCATCCGCCCGGCCGGCGCCCGGCGGGCGTTGCGCGACGGTGTCGTCATGTACATGCACGGCGGCGCCTTCTTCCTGTGCGGCCTGGACTCGCACCGCCCCGTCGCCGCCGCCCTGGCCCGCCGCACCGGCCTGCCGGTGCTGAACGTGGACTACCGGCAACTGCCGGACACCCCGATAGACGGCTCGATCGACGACTGCCTGACCGCCTACCGGTGGCTGCTGGGCCACGGCGTCGATCCGTCCCGGATCGTCTTCGGCGGCGATTCCGCCGGCGGCTTCCTCACCTTCGCGACCGCGCTGCGGGCGGTCGAGGCCGGACTGCGCGCGCCCGCCGGCCTGGTCGGGCTGTCCGCGGCGCTGGACCTCGACCGCGCGGCCAAGCTGGACTACATGAACGTCGATCGCGACGCCTACATCGGGCTGGCGGCGCTGGGCCGGATGGCCCGGTACGGCGCCGCCGACCGCGCCGACGAACTCTCCCCGGTCAACGGCGCGCTGGCCGGTCTGCCGCCGGCCCTGCTGGTCGTCGGCGAGGACGAGGTGCTGCGCTACGACAGCGAACTCATGGCACGCCGGCTGACCGCGGCCGGGGTGCCGAACACCCTGGAGCTGTGGCGCGGCCAGGTGCACGCGTTCACGAGCATCCTGCCGAACCTGCCGGAGAGCCGCGCGGCGCTCGGCCGGGTGGCCCGCTTCGTGCGGTCCCGCATCGCGGCCGAGCCGGTGGCGCGCTCGGCCTGA
- a CDS encoding glycosyltransferase: protein MDPTELRIAAVVPCHNEEAAVAKVVTDLRTAVPGIVVYVYDNLSTDATADRARQAGAIVRTEHTKGKGNVVRRAFADIDADIYVMIDGDDTYDAFAAPLLIKTLLDGPYDHVLGVRKVEEGAGVRAESAYRTGHESGNRILNGVVGKVFGENVEDMLSGYRVFSRRFVKSFPAVSREFEIETELTVHSLHLRVPQTQVPVGFRDRPAGSESKLRTYHDGFKILALIIGLARHERPVAFYGLFGALAWVLSIVLITPIVIEFYEIHQVPRFPTLFLGFTLLMLGSLAWTAGLILDGIRRSRHEAARLMYLRYSAVGTEPDEATR from the coding sequence GTGGACCCCACCGAGCTTCGCATCGCGGCAGTAGTGCCCTGCCACAACGAGGAGGCCGCGGTCGCCAAGGTCGTGACCGACCTCAGGACCGCCGTGCCGGGCATCGTCGTCTACGTCTACGACAACCTGAGCACCGACGCCACCGCCGATCGCGCCCGCCAGGCCGGGGCGATCGTGCGCACCGAGCACACCAAGGGCAAGGGCAATGTGGTGCGGCGGGCCTTCGCCGATATCGACGCCGATATCTACGTGATGATCGACGGCGACGACACCTACGACGCCTTCGCCGCCCCGCTGCTGATCAAGACCCTGCTCGACGGCCCCTACGACCACGTCCTGGGCGTGCGGAAGGTGGAGGAGGGCGCCGGTGTCCGCGCGGAATCGGCCTACCGGACCGGGCACGAATCCGGCAACCGCATCCTGAACGGCGTCGTCGGCAAGGTGTTCGGCGAGAACGTCGAGGACATGCTGTCGGGCTACCGGGTCTTCTCGCGCCGGTTCGTCAAGAGCTTCCCGGCCGTCTCGCGCGAGTTCGAGATCGAGACCGAGCTGACCGTGCACTCGCTGCACCTGCGGGTACCGCAGACGCAGGTACCGGTCGGCTTCCGCGATCGCCCGGCCGGCAGCGAGAGCAAGTTGCGCACCTATCACGACGGCTTCAAAATCCTGGCGCTGATCATCGGGCTGGCCCGGCACGAGCGGCCGGTCGCGTTCTACGGCCTGTTCGGCGCGCTGGCCTGGGTGCTGTCGATCGTCCTGATCACCCCGATCGTGATCGAGTTCTACGAGATCCACCAGGTGCCGCGCTTCCCGACGCTGTTCCTCGGCTTCACCCTGCTGATGCTGGGCAGCCTGGCCTGGACCGCGGGGCTGATCCTGGACGGCATCCGCCGCTCCCGGCACGAGGCCGCGCGCCTGATGTACCTGCGGTACTCGGCGGTGGGCACGGAGCCCGACGAGGCCACTCGATGA